In one Brassica oleracea var. oleracea cultivar TO1000 chromosome C9, BOL, whole genome shotgun sequence genomic region, the following are encoded:
- the LOC106316172 gene encoding uncharacterized protein LOC106316172, whose translation MPTSQIRAKMKTIIHKSMIAGVQSVMPVEVTQQREVRSISVEDPVGAGIFRRTLNIVTYYKQAGDSGERGWLVAGWIKESLGRALTEQPLLCGRLRRRRTTKGEEDGLEVVTNDSGARLVEARFPASLPEFFEMVKRDKNRAEAETVFWRDIDEVDPQFSPLFYVQVTNFESGGYSIGISCSILIADLLIETDFLKKWAKIQSSLAHSQTTLKPIFYLPPVKRDKFINELPRPVSVLDRGGPLVIRAKTCSKTPLACMKKSVKAAEDVFLFLKEQSGGENNTTERHGMKVEIHSRDEAIGDCDCGDHLEETDVGVLLDVSLVFEDKFEFNSCWVGSVAKGVVLIFPSTLGGTKSLVKFIVASPKNATH comes from the exons ATGCCAACTTCACAAATAAGAGCTAAAATGAAAACAATAATCCACAAGTCGATGATCGCCGGAGTACAGAGCGTCATGCCGGTGGAAGTGACGCAACAACGTGAAGTCCGTTCCATATCAGTCGAAGATCCCGTCGGAGCAGGAATATTCCGGCGAACACTAAACATAGTTACGTACTACAAACAAGCAGGTGATAGTGGCGAGAGAGGGTGGTTAGTCGCCGGTTGGATAAAGGAGTCGTTAGGGAGAGCCTTGACCGAGCAGCCGTTGCTTTGTGGTAGACTGCGGCGGAGGAGGACGACGAAGGGAGAGGAAGATGGTCTGGAGGTGGTGACCAACGATAGTGGCGCTAGGCTGGTAGAGGCTAGGTTTCCGGCAAGTTTGCCGGAGTTTTTTGAAATGGTGAAGAGAGACAAAAACAGAGCTGAAGCAGAGACTGTCTTCTGGAGAGACATTGATGAAGTTGATCCTCAGTTCTCTCCATTGTTCTATGTTCAG GTGACTAATTTTGAGAGTGGTGGATACTCCATTGGGATAAGCTGCAGCATCCTAATAGCTGATCTCCTCATTGAGACAGATTTCTTGAAAAAATGGGCTAAAATCCAAAGCTCTTTGGCTCATTCTCAGACCACACTCAAACCAATCTTCTACCTCCCACCAGTCAAAAGAGATAAATTCATCAATGAACTTCCTAGGCCAGTCTCGGTTCTTGACCGCGGTGGACCCCTTGTAATCCGGGCCAAAACATGCTCGAAAACGCCACTAGCTTGCATGAAAAAATCTGTTAAAGCTGCTGAGGATGTATTCTTGTTCCTCAAGGAACAAAGCGGTGGCGAAAATAATACTACTGAGCGTCATGGTATGAAGGTAGAGATACACTCGAGAGATGAAGCGATTGGCGATTGCGATTGTGGTGACCATTTAGAGGAGACAGATGTTGGAGTACTGCTTGATGTGAGTTTAGTGTTCGAGGACAAGTTTGAATTCAATTCATGTTGGGTTGGGTCTGTCGCGAAAGGGGTTGTGCTTATCTTCCCATCTACTTTGGGAGGTACCAAGTCGCTTGTCAAATTTATTGTTGCATCGCCAAAAAATGCGACTCATTAA
- the LOC106318250 gene encoding 60S ribosomal protein L4-2 produces MAAAAAARPLVSVQGLDGDMSTDQSTTVCLPDVMTAPVRPDIVSFVHAQISNNSRQPYAVSKKAGHQTSAESWGTGRAVSRIPRVPGGGTHRAGQAAFGNMCRGGRMFAPTKIWRRWHRRVNVNMKRHAIVSAIAATAVPSLVMARGHKIENVPEMPLVVSDSAEAVEKTSAAIKVLKQIGAYDDAEKAKDSIGIRSGVGKMRNRRYICRKGPLVVFGTEGAKIVKAFRNITGVELCHVERLNLLKLAPGGHLGRFVIWTKSAFEKLESIYGSFEKPSEKKKGYVLPRAKMVNADLARIINSDEVQSVVKPIKKDAKRAVMKKNPLKNLNVMLKLNPYAKTAKRMSLLAEAQRVKSKKEKLEKKRKPVTKEEAQAIKAAGKAWYQTMISDSDYTEFDNFTKWLGASQ; encoded by the exons ATGGCAGCCGCCGCCGCCGCACGCCCTCTAGTCTCCGTCCAAGGACTCGACGGTGACATGTCCACCGACCAATCCACCACAGTCTGCTTGCCCGACGTCATGACAGCCCCCGTGAGGCCCGACATCGTCAGCTTCGTCCACGCCCAAATCTCCAACAACAGCCGCCAGCCTTACGCCGTCTCCAAAAAAGCCGGTCACCAGACCTCCGCCGAGTCCTGGGGAACCGGACGCGCCGTCTCCCGTATCCCTCGTGTTCCCGGCGGCGGAACTCACCGCGCCGGTCAAGCAGCCTTCGGAAACATGTGTCGTGGTGGTCGGATGTTCGCTCCGACTAAGATCTGGAGACGCTGGCACCGTCGCGTCAACGTCAACATGAAGAGGCACGCGATCGTCTCCGCCATTGCGGCTACAGCTGTTCCCTCTCTAGTGATGGCTCGTGGTCACAAGATCGAGAACGTCCCCGAGATGCCTCTCGTTGTTAGCGATTCAGCTGAGGCTGTTGAGAAGACCTCCGCTGCGATCAAGGTTTTGAAGCAGATCGGTGCTTACGATGACGCCGAGAAGGCTAAGGACAGTATCGGGATTAGGTCTGGTGTAGGTAAGATGAGGAACCGTCGTTACATTTGTCGGAAAGGTCCTCTTGTTGTTTTCGGAACCGAGGGAGCTAAGATTGTGAAAGCGTTTAGGAACATTACTGGTGTTGAGCTTTGTCACGTGGAGAGGCTTAACTTGTTGAAGCTAGCTCCTGGTGGTCACCTTGGGAGGTTTGTGATTTGGACTAAGTCTGCTTTTGAGAAGCTTGAGTCTATCTACGGCTCGTTTGAGAAGCCGTCTGAGAAGAAGAAGGGTTATGTGTTGCCTCGTGCGAAGATGGTGAATGCTGATTTGGCTAGGATTATTAACTCTGATGAGGTTCAGAGCGTGGTGAAGCCGATTAAGAAGGATGCGAAGAGGGCTGTGATGAAGAAGAATCCTTTGAAGAATCTTAATGTGATGCTTAAGTTGAATCCGTATGCTAAGACCGCGAAGAGGATGTCTTTGTTGGCTGAAGCACAAAGGGTTAAGTCTAAGAAGGAGAAGTTGGAGAAGAAGAGGAAACCCGTCACTAAG GAGGAGGCACAGGCTATTAAAGCTGCAGGCAAGGCGTGGTACCAGACTATGATCTCTGACAGTGATTACACCGAATTTGATAACTTCACCAAGTGGCTCGGAGCCAGTCAGTAG
- the LOC106318249 gene encoding mediator of RNA polymerase II transcription subunit 4 produces MLQHQIGQSPARLGLTGPGSPSVQNLTPSRHGHPTSSSSSQSHHQQQQIQQPPPNLPPSSSVAAASSSSSAPVSSSALLSLLPPLPRAQALLQQMAVLSSKLFDVSPNRALWLSAFRGSLPSFLTSSHSLPPPPPLEIPNPSSTKEILSQFNSLQTQLFEAVTELQEILDLQDAKQKLAREIKSKDSSLLAFANKLKEAERVLDMLVDDYSDYRKPKRTKTEDEENDNESSTTVSSQLKLKDILAYAHKISYTTFAPPEFGAGQAPLRGALPPAPQDEQMRASQLYAFADLDIGLPKTVENIEKKVEALMEPPPPPPDLSAIQGLLPPNIAVPSGWKPGMPVELPKDWRLPAPPPGWKPGDPVVLPPELVPAPRAQEQQQVRPPQGLHRPPDVIHVREVQLDIMEDDSSEYSSEESSDDEE; encoded by the coding sequence ATGCTACAGCATCAGATCGGTCAATCTCCGGCGAGACTAGGGCTGACAGGCCCTGGCTCTCCTTCCGTGCAAAATCTAACGCCTTCTCGTCATGGCCATCCAACCTCCTCCTCATCCTCCCAATCTCACCACCAACAACAACAGATCCAACAACCACCTCCTAACCTACCACCTTCCTCCTCCGTAGCCGCAGCCTCATCCTCTTCCTCGGCGCCTGTTTCCTCCTCCGCTTTGCTATCACTCCTTCCGCCGCTCCCCCGAGCGCAGGCTCTTCTCCAGCAGATGGCGGTTTTATCATCCAAACTCTTCGACGTCTCTCCCAATCGCGCGCTCTGGCTCTCCGCCTTTCGCGGCTCCCTCCCTTCGTTCCTCACCTCGTCGCACTCGCTCCCGCCGCCTCCGCCGCTTGAAATCCCTAATCCTTCGTCAACCAAGGAGATCCTCTCTCAGTTCAATTCCCTCCAGACGCAGCTCTTCGAAGCCGTCACGGAGCTTCAGGAGATCCTCGATCTCCAGGACGCGAAGCAGAAGCTCGCGCGTGAGATCAAATCAAAAGATTCGTCTCTCCTCGCCTTCGCCAACAAGCTCAAGGAAGCTGAACGTGTTCTCGATATGCTCGTCGACGATTACTCCGATTACCGCAAGCCAAAACGAACCAAAACTGAAGACGAAGAGAATGACAATGAGTCTTCCACAACAGTTTCTTCTCAGCTCAAGCTTAAGGACATCTTAGCCTACGCTCACAAGATTAGCTACACAACATTCGCTCCTCCTGAGTTCGGCGCAGGGCAAGCGCCTCTCCGTGGCGCATTGCCACCAGCTCCACAAGACGAGCAAATGAGAGCTTCTCAGCTCTACGCCTTCGCTGATCTCGACATCGGTCTACCGAAAACCGTGGAGAACATTGAGAAGAAGGTAGAAGCTCTCATGGAGCCGCCACCACCTCCTCCAGATCTGTCTGCGATTCAGGGCCTGCTTCCACCGAACATCGCAGTTCCCTCGGGATGGAAACCGGGAATGCCGGTGGAACTGCCGAAAGATTGGCGTTTGCCGGCTCCGCCTCCTGGATGGAAACCAGGAGACCCTGTCGTGTTACCGCCTGAGTTGGTTCCCGCGCCTAGAGCACAGGAGCAGCAACAAGTGCGGCCTCCTCAGGGACTTCACAGGCCGCCTGATGTCATACATGTCCGAGAAGTTCAGCTTGACATTATGGAGGATGATAGCAGTGAATACAGCAGCGAGGAGAGTTCAGACGACGAGGAATAA
- the LOC106317213 gene encoding protein REVEILLE 4 isoform X1, with amino-acid sequence MTSSLSSNPVIAEERPTETSTDLTVNSLSTEAPEKKVRKAYTITKSRESWTEGEHDKFLEALQLFDRDWKKIEDFVGSKTVIQIRSHAQKYFLKVEKNGTLAHVPPPRPKRKAAHPYPQKASKNAQMSLHVSMSFPTQINNVPGYTSWDDDTSALLNIAVSEVILPKDELTTLCGGEDVIESNGSTSEGSPSASCIASSSRTVSDSKTANQAPSMHGLPDFAEVYNFIGSVFDPDSKGRMKKLKEMDPINFETVLLLMRNLTVNLSNPDFEPASEYSDAAGEGPEQLSS; translated from the exons ATGACTTCGTCGCTTTCAAGCAATCCGGTGATCGCTGAAGAAAGACCGACGGAAACGTCTACAGATCTGACGGTGAATTCATTATCGACGGAAGCTCCGGAGAAGAAGGTGAGGAAAGCTTACACCATCACCAAGTCTAGAGAGAGTTGGACTGAAGGAGAGCACGATAAGTTTCTCGAAGCTCTTCAATT GTTTGATCGTGACTGGAAAAAGATTGAAGATTTTGTTGGTTCAAAGACAGTTATTCAG ATCAGGAGCCATGCCCAAAAATACTTTTTGAAGGTCGAGAAAAACGGGACCTTAGCACACGTGCCACCCCCTAGGCCTAAACGCAAAGCCGCTCATCCATATCCTCAGAAGGCATCTAAGAATG CTCAAATGTCGCTTCATGTCTCCATGTCCTTTCCTACTCAAATAAATAATGTTCCTGGATATACTTCATGGGATGATGATACCTCTGCATTGCTTAACATAGCCGTAAGCGAGGTTATTCTACCAAAAGATGAACTTACTACTCTTTGTGGAGGAGAAG ATGTTATTGAATCGAATGGCTCAACAAGTGAGGGTAGTCCTTCAGCATCTTGTATAGCAAGCTCAAGCAGAACAGTATCAGATTCCAAGACGGCGAATCAAGCTCCCTCAATGCACG GTCTTCCTGATTTTGCTGAAGTTTATAACTTCATTGGGAGTGTCTTCGATCCTGACAGCAAAGGCCGCATGAAAAAGCTCAAGGAAATGGATCCTATTAATTTCGAAACT GTTCTGCTATTGATGAGAAACCTCACAGTGAACTTGTCAAACCCGGACTTCGAACCTGCT TCTGAATACTCTGATGCTGCAGGGGAAGGTCCTGAACAATTAAGCTCTTAG
- the LOC106317213 gene encoding protein REVEILLE 4 isoform X2, producing MTSSLSSNPVIAEERPTETSTDLTVNSLSTEAPEKKVRKAYTITKSRESWTEGEHDKFLEALQLFDRDWKKIEDFVGSKTVIQIRSHAQKYFLKVEKNGTLAHVPPPRPKRKAAHPYPQKASKNAQMSLHVSMSFPTQINNVPGYTSWDDDTSALLNIAVSEVILPKDELTTLCGGEDVIESNGSTSEGSPSASCIASSSRTVSDSKTANQAPSMHGLPDFAEVYNFIGSVFDPDSKGRMKKLKEMDPINFETVLLLMRNLTVNLSNPDFEPAGKVLNN from the exons ATGACTTCGTCGCTTTCAAGCAATCCGGTGATCGCTGAAGAAAGACCGACGGAAACGTCTACAGATCTGACGGTGAATTCATTATCGACGGAAGCTCCGGAGAAGAAGGTGAGGAAAGCTTACACCATCACCAAGTCTAGAGAGAGTTGGACTGAAGGAGAGCACGATAAGTTTCTCGAAGCTCTTCAATT GTTTGATCGTGACTGGAAAAAGATTGAAGATTTTGTTGGTTCAAAGACAGTTATTCAG ATCAGGAGCCATGCCCAAAAATACTTTTTGAAGGTCGAGAAAAACGGGACCTTAGCACACGTGCCACCCCCTAGGCCTAAACGCAAAGCCGCTCATCCATATCCTCAGAAGGCATCTAAGAATG CTCAAATGTCGCTTCATGTCTCCATGTCCTTTCCTACTCAAATAAATAATGTTCCTGGATATACTTCATGGGATGATGATACCTCTGCATTGCTTAACATAGCCGTAAGCGAGGTTATTCTACCAAAAGATGAACTTACTACTCTTTGTGGAGGAGAAG ATGTTATTGAATCGAATGGCTCAACAAGTGAGGGTAGTCCTTCAGCATCTTGTATAGCAAGCTCAAGCAGAACAGTATCAGATTCCAAGACGGCGAATCAAGCTCCCTCAATGCACG GTCTTCCTGATTTTGCTGAAGTTTATAACTTCATTGGGAGTGTCTTCGATCCTGACAGCAAAGGCCGCATGAAAAAGCTCAAGGAAATGGATCCTATTAATTTCGAAACT GTTCTGCTATTGATGAGAAACCTCACAGTGAACTTGTCAAACCCGGACTTCGAACCTGCT GGGAAGGTCCTGAACAATTAA
- the LOC106317210 gene encoding pentatricopeptide repeat-containing protein At5g02830, chloroplastic, with translation MRDLVIVLPSSSVITNPHHHHHRRRYATAPEHNRKTKYTSSLTKQLPLPSLSSANHLSNHFPDAVTWTPDGSVEYYADFASKLAEDGRIQDVALIAETLAAESGANAARFASMIDSQLLSKGIALNLRQGKVESVVYTLKRIEKVGIAPLDLVNDDSSVKLMRKQFRAMANSVQVEKAIDLMEILAGFRFKIKDLVDPFDVIKVCVDISNPQLALRYACLLPHTEILLCRIILGFGKKGDMVSVMTAYEACKQILDAPNMYIYRTMIDVCGLCGDYVKSRYIYEDLLKEDIKPNIYVMNSLMNVNSHDLGYTLKVYKNMQKLNVTADMTSYNILLKTCCLAGRVDLAQDIYKEAKRMESSGLLKLDAFTYCTIIKVFADAKMWKMALKVKEDMQSVGVTPNTHTWSSLISACANAGLVEQANHLFEEMLASGCEPNSQCFNILLHACVEACQYDRAFRLFQSWKGSSTKEAFYADDISSKGGISNPNNLNHHGTRSLLKSNSSPYIQASNRFFFKPTTATYNILLKACGTDYYRGKELMDEMKSLGLARNQITWSTLIDICGGSGDVEGAVRILRTMHSDGTRPDVVAYTTAIKICAENKSLKLAFSLFEEMRRYQIKPNWVTYYTLLKARSKYGSLLEVRQCLAIYQDMRKAGYKPNDHFLKELIEEWCEGVIQENSQSQNKASDQEGTDFGRPVSLLIEKVASHLQERTSGHLAVDLQGLTKVEARLVVLAVLRMIKEDYTRGDVVKDDLVIILGTGEANTDPGKQEVAVKDALVKLLKDELSLVVLPAGQRRVLDITQDARFVDDADQNTEHTSENTKSIVGMSTTRRPAILERLMVTKASLHKWLQRKK, from the exons ATGAGAGACCTTGTCATCGTCTTACCCTCCTCCTCCGTCATAACCAATCCTCACCACCACCACCACCGTCGCCGCTACGCCACCGCACCGGAGCACAACCGTAAAACTAAATACACTTCTTCTCTCACCAAGCAACTGCCACTGCCTTCACTTTCCTCGGCGAATCATCTCTCAAATCACTTCCCCGACGCCGTAACATGGACTCCAGACGGCTCCGTAGAGTATTACGCCGATTTCGCCTCGAAGCTCGCCGAGGACGGCCGTATCCAAGACGTAGCTCTCATCGCCGAGACCTTGGCTGCAGAGTCCGGAGCCAATGCGGCACGATTCGCTTCGATGATTGATTCGCAGCTCTTATCGAAAGGGATTGCATTGAATCTTCGACAAGGGAAGGTTGAGAGCGTGGTTTACACTCTGAAGAGAATTGAGAAGGTTGGGATTGCTCCGTTGGACCTCGTCAATGATGACTCGTCTGTGAAGCTGATGAGGAAGCAATTTCGCGCAATGGCTAACTCTGTGCAAGTTGAGAAAGCTATTGACTTGATGGAGATACTTGCCG GTTTCAGATTCAAAATCAAAGACCTGGTGGATCCGTTTGATGTCATCAAGGTTTGTGTTGACATTTCCAATCCCCAGTTAGCTCTTAG ATACGCATGTCTTTTGCCGCATACAGAGATATTGCTTTGTAGAATTATTCTTGGTTTTGGGAAGAAAGGAGATATGGTCTCTGTAATGACAGCATATGAAGCCTGCAAACAGATTTTAGATGCTCCTAACATGTATATATACCGCACTATGATAGATGTTTGTGGCCTGTGTGGTGATTATGTCAAATCGAGGTACATATATGAG GATCTTCTGAAAGAAGACATTAAGCCAAATATTTATGTTATGAACAGTCTAATGAATGTTAATTCCCATGATCTTGGGTACACACTAAAAGTATACAAGAATATGCAG AAACTTAATGTTACAGCTGACATGACATCCTACAACATACTACTGAAAACATGTTGCCTGGCTGGACGGGTTGATCTCGCCCAGGACATATACAAAGAAGCAAAGCGAATGGAATCCTCTGGACTTTTGAAGTTGGACGCCTTTACATATTGTACTATCATAAAG GTTTTCGCAGATGCAAAGATGTGGAAAATGGCTCTAAAAGTCAAAGAGGATATGCAATCTGTTGGTGTAACCCCAAATACTCATACATGGTCGTCGTTAATCAGCGCATGTGCCAACGCAGGTTTAGTGGAGCAGGCAAATCACCTATTTGAAGAAATGCTTGCATCTGGTTGTGAGCCCAATTCTCAATGTTTCAACATCCTACTGCATGCTTGCGTTGAAGCTTGCCAGTATGACCGAGCCTTTCGTCTTTTTCAATCTTGGAAGGGAAGCTCCACAAAGGAAGCCTTCTATGCAGATGATATAAGTAGTAAAGGTGGCATTTCAAACCCAAATAACTTGAACCATCATGGTACAAGGTCTTTGCTGAAAAGCAATTCTTCACCTTATATCCAAGCTTCAAATAGATTTTTCTTCAAGCCAACAACAGCGACATATAATATACTCTTGAAAGCTTGTGGTACCGATTACTATAGAGGAAAAGAATTGATGGACGAGATGAAGAGCCTAGGTCTTGCACGCAATCAAATAACATGGTCGACTTTGATTGACATATGTGGAGGTTCAGGAGATGTAGAAGGTGCTGTACGG ATTCTGAGAACTATGCATTCAGATGGAACCAGACCTGATGTTGTTGCCTACACAACAGCTATCAAG ATATGCGCGGAAAATAAAAGTTTAAAGTTGGCATTTTCTTTGTTCGAGGAGATGAGGAGATATCAGATAAAGCCAAACTGG GTGACCTATTATACGCTTCTCAAAGCACGAAGCAAATATGGTTCTTTACTTGAAGTGAGGCAATGCTTAGCCATATATCAGGACATGCGAAAAGCAGG GTATAAACCTAACGATCACTTTCTTAAGGAACTTATTGAGGAGTGGTGCGAAGGAGTCATTCAGGAAAACAGCCAAAGCCAAAACAAAGCAAGCGACCAGGAAGGTACTGACTTTGGGAGACCTGTTAGTCTACTCATTGAAAAAGTAGCTTCACACTTGCAAGAGAGAACATCCGGACACCTTGCAGTTGACCTTCAAGGACTTACCAAG GTTGAGGCTCGACTTGTTGTTCTAGCAGTTTTGCGAATGATCAAGGAAGACTATACGCGAG GTGATGTTGTGAAAGATGATTTGGTGATCATCCTAGGAACCGGTGAAGCAAATACCGATCCAGGGAAGCAAGAGGTTGCTGTAAAAGATGCGCTAGTAAAGCTCCTGAAAGATGAATTGTCTCTGGTGGTTCTTCCTGCTGGACAAAGACGTGTGCTAGATATAACACAGGATGCAAGATTTGTGGATGATGCAGACCAAAATACAGAACATACTTCAGAGAATACCAAGTCGATTGTCGGTATGTCCACTACGAGGAGGCCTGCAATTCTGGAGAGGTTGATGGTGACGAAGGCGTCCCTGCATAAATGGCTGCAGCGCAAAAAGTAG